One genomic window of Euleptes europaea isolate rEulEur1 chromosome 10, rEulEur1.hap1, whole genome shotgun sequence includes the following:
- the IAH1 gene encoding isoamyl acetate-hydrolyzing esterase 1 homolog, giving the protein MAAGEVGARGARRLLLQPRLILFGDSITEFSFQENGWGASLAHRLARKCDVLNRGFSGYNTRWAKIVLPRLIHKDSSAENTLAVTVFFGANDSALKDLNPKQHVPLDEYADNLKSMIQHLKSVDIAEDKIILVTPPPLHETGWGKECIAKGEKLNRLNATTGEYAKACVKIARDCGTEVVDLWTLMQKNNQDFSCYLSDGLHLSGEGNNFLANQLWSVLERRTSALPLLLPYWRDVDHLHPEASLLESPHE; this is encoded by the exons ATGGCTGCGGGCGAGGTGGGCGCGCGCGGTgcgcggcggctgctgctgcagcctcgGCTCATCCTTTTCGGAGACTCCATCACGGAG TTTTCCTTCCAAGAAAATGGATGGGGAGCATCACTTGCCCACAGGCTGGCTAG aaaatgtGATGTTCTGAATCGTGGGTTCTCTGGCTACAACACCAGGTGGGCGAAAATTGTTCTTCCGAGACTGATTCACAAAGACTCTAGTGCTGAGAATACTTTGGCAGTAACAGTCTTTTTTGGAGCTAATGACAGTGCTTTGAAAG ATCTAAATCCTAAGCAACATGTTCCCCTGGATGAGTATGCTGATAATTTGAAAAGTATGATACAGCACCTAAAGTCTGTGGACATTGCAGAGGATAAAATTATTTTGgtgacacccccaccccttcaTGAAACAGGGTGGGGAAAAGAGTGCATTGCCAAAG GTGAGAAATTAAACCGTCTCAACGCCACTACTGGGGAGTATGCCAAGGCATGTGTTAAAATAGCCAGAGACTGTGGCACTGAGGTGGTTGATCTGTGGACCCTCATGCAAAAAAACAATCAG GACTTTAGCTGTTACCTATCAGATGGACTTCATTTATCAGGGGAAGGAAATAATTTTTTGGCCAATCAGCTTTGGTCTGTCTTGGAACGAAGGACGTCGGCactccctctgctgctgccttACTGGCGTGATGTCGATCATCTCCACCCGGAGGCCAGTCTCCTGGAGAGTCCACACGAGTAA
- the CPSF3 gene encoding cleavage and polyadenylation specificity factor subunit 3 isoform X2 has protein sequence MLDCGIHPGLEGMDALPYIDLIDPAEIDLLLISHFHLDHCGALPWFLQKTSFKGRTFMTHATKAIYRWLLSDYVKVSNISADDMLYTETDLEESMDKIETINFHEVKEVAGIKFWCYHAGHVLGAAMFMIEIAGVKLLYTGDFSRQEDRHLMAAEIPNIKPDILIIESTYGTHIHEKREEREARFCNTVHDIVNRGGRGLIPVFALGRAQELLLILDEYWQNHPELHEIPIYYASSLAKKCMAVYQTYVNAMNDKIRKQININNPFVFKHISNLKSMDHFDDIGPSVVMASPGMMQSGLSRELFESWCTDKRNGVIIAGYCVEGTLAKHIMSEPEEITTMSGQKLQLKMSVDYISFSAHTDYQQTSEFIRALKPPHVILVHGEQNEMARLKAALIREYEDNDEVHIEVHNPRNTEAVTLNFRGEKLAKVMGSLADKKPEQGQRVSGILVKRNFNYHILGPCDLSNYTDLAMSTVTQTQAVPYTGSFTLLYYQLQKLTSDVTETEVQDKPAYRVFKAITVIQEPGMVVLEWVANPANDMYADTVTTVILEVQSNPKIHKSMIHKLPKKIDMDMYHKKMEIMLQDIFGEDCVSAKEDNIISVTVDGKSANLSLDTRTVDHEPGCEDDDETLREMVELAAQRLYDALTPVH, from the exons ATG CTTGATTGTGGAATTCACCCTGGTCTAGAAGGAATGGATGCTCTTCCTTATATTGATCTGATAGACCCAGCTGAGATTGATCTCCTTCTGATTAGTCA TTTCCACTTGGATCATTGTGGAGCATTACCATGGTTTCTACAAAAGACAAGTTTTAAAGGAAGAACTTTTATGACCCATGCCACAAAAGCAATTTATAGATGGCTTCTTTCAGACTATGTCAAAGTTAG CAATATATCTGCAGATGACATGTTGTATACGGAGACAGATCTAGAAGAAAGCATGGACAAAATCGAAACAATCAACTTCCATGAAGTAAAAGAGGTTGCAGGAATCAAGTTTTGGTGTTACCATGCGGGCCATGTTCTGGGAGCTGCCATGTTTATGATTGAAATAGCTGGTGTGAAG CTTCTGTACACAGGTGATTTCTCAAGACAAGAAGACAGGCACTTGATGGCAGCTGAGATTCCCAATATTAAACCTGATATTCTTATCATT GAGTCCACCTATGGTACACACATCCATGAGAAACGGGAAGAGCGGGAGGCAAGATTCTGCAACACTGTACATGATATTGTAAACAGAGGAGGCAGAGGTCTCATTCCTGTGTTTGCTCTAGGAAGAGCACAAGAATTGCTTTTGATTTTAG ATGAATACTGGCAGAATCACCCTGAGCTACATGAGATCCCTATATACTATGCTTCCTCTCTGGCAAAGAAGTGCATGGCAGTGTATCAGACCTACGTCAATGCCATGAACGATAAAATCCGCAAGCAGATCAACATCAATAACCCCTTTGTATTCAAGCACATTAGTAATCTGAAG AGTATGGATCATTTTGATGACATCGGCCCCAGCGTTGTCATGGCTTCCCCTGGTATGATGCAGAGTGGCTTATCCCGAGAGCTTTTTGAGAGCTGGTGTACTGACAAAAGGAACGGCGTCATCATAGCAGGATATTGTGTTGAAGGAACCCTCGCCAAG CATATAATGTCTGAGCCTGAAGAAATTACAACCATGTCAGGACAGAAACTTCAACTAAAGATGTCAGTAGATTACATTTCTTTCTCTGCTCATACGGATTACCAACAAACCAGTGAATTTATTCGAGCGCTGAAACCTCCCCATGTG ATATTGGTGCACGGAGAGCAGAACGAAATGGCCAGGTTGAAAGCTGCGCTAATTCGAGAATACGAGGATAATGACGAAGTTCACATCGAGGTCCACAATCCCAGGAATACTGAAGCTGTGACCCTAAACTTCAGAGGAGAAAAGCTTGCCAAg GTCATGGGCTCTCTGGCAGACAAGAAACCAGAACAAGGACAAAGAGTTTCAGGAATACTTGTGAAGAGGAACTTCAACTATCACATACTTGGTCCGTGCGACCTGTCCA ACTACACTGACCTGGCCATGAGCACCGTGACACAGACCCAGGCTGTTCCATACACGGGCTCTTTTACTCTGCTTTACTACCAACTGCAAAAACTAACTA GTGACGTGACAGAAACCGAAGTCCAGGATAAGCCAGCGTACAGAGTTTTTAAAGCCATTACTGTGATCCAGGAACCAGGCATGGTGGTGCTTGAG tgggtagCAAACCCTGCTAATGATATGTATGCAGACACTGTAACAACAGTGATACTGGAAGTTCAATCAAATCCCAAAATACATAAAT CTATGATACATAAACTTCCTAAAAAAATAGACATGGATATGTATCACAAAAAGATGGAGATTATGCTACA GGACATTTTTGGAGAAGACTGTGTAAGTGCAAAGGAAGATAACATTATAAGTGTCACAGTGGATGGAAAATCAGCAAATCTTTCATTGGACACACGG ACTGTTGACCATGAGCCAGGATGTGAAGATGACGATGAAACTCTTCGGGAAATGGTGGAGCTGGCTGCTCAGCGACTCTACGATGCTCTCACCCCTGTACACTGA
- the CPSF3 gene encoding cleavage and polyadenylation specificity factor subunit 3 isoform X1, with the protein MSAKRKADALIPAEESDQLLIRPLGAGQEVGRSCIILEFKGRKIMLDCGIHPGLEGMDALPYIDLIDPAEIDLLLISHFHLDHCGALPWFLQKTSFKGRTFMTHATKAIYRWLLSDYVKVSNISADDMLYTETDLEESMDKIETINFHEVKEVAGIKFWCYHAGHVLGAAMFMIEIAGVKLLYTGDFSRQEDRHLMAAEIPNIKPDILIIESTYGTHIHEKREEREARFCNTVHDIVNRGGRGLIPVFALGRAQELLLILDEYWQNHPELHEIPIYYASSLAKKCMAVYQTYVNAMNDKIRKQININNPFVFKHISNLKSMDHFDDIGPSVVMASPGMMQSGLSRELFESWCTDKRNGVIIAGYCVEGTLAKHIMSEPEEITTMSGQKLQLKMSVDYISFSAHTDYQQTSEFIRALKPPHVILVHGEQNEMARLKAALIREYEDNDEVHIEVHNPRNTEAVTLNFRGEKLAKVMGSLADKKPEQGQRVSGILVKRNFNYHILGPCDLSNYTDLAMSTVTQTQAVPYTGSFTLLYYQLQKLTSDVTETEVQDKPAYRVFKAITVIQEPGMVVLEWVANPANDMYADTVTTVILEVQSNPKIHKSMIHKLPKKIDMDMYHKKMEIMLQDIFGEDCVSAKEDNIISVTVDGKSANLSLDTRTVDHEPGCEDDDETLREMVELAAQRLYDALTPVH; encoded by the exons ATGTCGGCCAAGAGGAAAGCCGACGCGCTGATCCCGGCCGAGGAGAGCGACCAGCTGCTGATCCGGCCCCT AGGTGCTGGACAGGAAGTAGGAAGATCATGTATTATCCTGGAGTTTAAAGGAAGGAAGATTATG CTTGATTGTGGAATTCACCCTGGTCTAGAAGGAATGGATGCTCTTCCTTATATTGATCTGATAGACCCAGCTGAGATTGATCTCCTTCTGATTAGTCA TTTCCACTTGGATCATTGTGGAGCATTACCATGGTTTCTACAAAAGACAAGTTTTAAAGGAAGAACTTTTATGACCCATGCCACAAAAGCAATTTATAGATGGCTTCTTTCAGACTATGTCAAAGTTAG CAATATATCTGCAGATGACATGTTGTATACGGAGACAGATCTAGAAGAAAGCATGGACAAAATCGAAACAATCAACTTCCATGAAGTAAAAGAGGTTGCAGGAATCAAGTTTTGGTGTTACCATGCGGGCCATGTTCTGGGAGCTGCCATGTTTATGATTGAAATAGCTGGTGTGAAG CTTCTGTACACAGGTGATTTCTCAAGACAAGAAGACAGGCACTTGATGGCAGCTGAGATTCCCAATATTAAACCTGATATTCTTATCATT GAGTCCACCTATGGTACACACATCCATGAGAAACGGGAAGAGCGGGAGGCAAGATTCTGCAACACTGTACATGATATTGTAAACAGAGGAGGCAGAGGTCTCATTCCTGTGTTTGCTCTAGGAAGAGCACAAGAATTGCTTTTGATTTTAG ATGAATACTGGCAGAATCACCCTGAGCTACATGAGATCCCTATATACTATGCTTCCTCTCTGGCAAAGAAGTGCATGGCAGTGTATCAGACCTACGTCAATGCCATGAACGATAAAATCCGCAAGCAGATCAACATCAATAACCCCTTTGTATTCAAGCACATTAGTAATCTGAAG AGTATGGATCATTTTGATGACATCGGCCCCAGCGTTGTCATGGCTTCCCCTGGTATGATGCAGAGTGGCTTATCCCGAGAGCTTTTTGAGAGCTGGTGTACTGACAAAAGGAACGGCGTCATCATAGCAGGATATTGTGTTGAAGGAACCCTCGCCAAG CATATAATGTCTGAGCCTGAAGAAATTACAACCATGTCAGGACAGAAACTTCAACTAAAGATGTCAGTAGATTACATTTCTTTCTCTGCTCATACGGATTACCAACAAACCAGTGAATTTATTCGAGCGCTGAAACCTCCCCATGTG ATATTGGTGCACGGAGAGCAGAACGAAATGGCCAGGTTGAAAGCTGCGCTAATTCGAGAATACGAGGATAATGACGAAGTTCACATCGAGGTCCACAATCCCAGGAATACTGAAGCTGTGACCCTAAACTTCAGAGGAGAAAAGCTTGCCAAg GTCATGGGCTCTCTGGCAGACAAGAAACCAGAACAAGGACAAAGAGTTTCAGGAATACTTGTGAAGAGGAACTTCAACTATCACATACTTGGTCCGTGCGACCTGTCCA ACTACACTGACCTGGCCATGAGCACCGTGACACAGACCCAGGCTGTTCCATACACGGGCTCTTTTACTCTGCTTTACTACCAACTGCAAAAACTAACTA GTGACGTGACAGAAACCGAAGTCCAGGATAAGCCAGCGTACAGAGTTTTTAAAGCCATTACTGTGATCCAGGAACCAGGCATGGTGGTGCTTGAG tgggtagCAAACCCTGCTAATGATATGTATGCAGACACTGTAACAACAGTGATACTGGAAGTTCAATCAAATCCCAAAATACATAAAT CTATGATACATAAACTTCCTAAAAAAATAGACATGGATATGTATCACAAAAAGATGGAGATTATGCTACA GGACATTTTTGGAGAAGACTGTGTAAGTGCAAAGGAAGATAACATTATAAGTGTCACAGTGGATGGAAAATCAGCAAATCTTTCATTGGACACACGG ACTGTTGACCATGAGCCAGGATGTGAAGATGACGATGAAACTCTTCGGGAAATGGTGGAGCTGGCTGCTCAGCGACTCTACGATGCTCTCACCCCTGTACACTGA